A genome region from Bradyrhizobium sp. WSM1417 includes the following:
- a CDS encoding quinoprotein dehydrogenase-associated SoxYZ-like carrier: MTGCTRRLPLIALLLGIAFAVPAQAEEAYDPWPGLVQDIFGNRPMNDGGNVIGIEMPYRAEDAAIVPVTLRSKLSPGDARRIRSITLVIDRNPAPMAAKFELGPDANVTEISTRVRVNNYTDVHAVAELSDGQLYVSKVYVKASGGCSAPAGKNAEEAQNRLGQMRYRQFAREEAPASRMREAQIMIGHPNNSGLQMDQVTQLYIPAFFINQLKLTQDDSPVLSMEGGISISEDPNLRFTYVSNGARRFRAEAKDTDGHVFRNEWDVEKPGT, encoded by the coding sequence ATGACGGGATGCACGCGCCGACTGCCTCTGATCGCCCTGCTCCTCGGCATTGCATTCGCCGTGCCGGCGCAGGCTGAAGAGGCTTACGACCCCTGGCCGGGCCTGGTGCAGGACATCTTCGGCAACCGTCCGATGAATGACGGCGGCAATGTCATTGGCATCGAGATGCCGTATCGCGCCGAGGACGCGGCCATCGTGCCGGTGACCCTGCGCAGCAAGCTCTCGCCCGGTGATGCCCGCCGCATCCGCTCGATCACGCTGGTGATCGATCGTAATCCCGCGCCGATGGCGGCGAAGTTCGAACTCGGGCCGGATGCCAACGTCACTGAAATCTCGACACGCGTGCGCGTCAACAATTACACCGACGTTCATGCGGTGGCCGAGCTCAGCGATGGCCAGCTCTACGTCTCGAAAGTCTATGTGAAGGCTTCCGGCGGTTGCTCGGCACCAGCGGGGAAGAATGCCGAGGAAGCCCAGAACCGGCTCGGCCAGATGCGCTACCGGCAATTCGCGCGCGAAGAGGCGCCCGCGAGCCGCATGCGGGAAGCCCAGATCATGATCGGCCATCCCAACAATTCCGGGCTGCAGATGGACCAGGTCACGCAGCTCTACATTCCCGCGTTCTTTATCAATCAGCTCAAGCTGACGCAGGACGACAGCCCCGTGCTGTCGATGGAAGGCGGCATCTCGATCTCGGAAGATCCCAACCTGCGCTTCACCTATGTCTCCAACGGCGCCAGGCGTTTTCGCGCGGAAGCCAAGGATACGGACGGACACGTGTTCCGCAATGAGTGGGATGTGGAGAAGCCGGGGACGTGA